TCATCGCTTTAGTATTTATGCCTATCTCTGCTATGCAATTATTCAAAAGGTCCTTTGTATCTTCTCTGTCGAGTATAGAAAAGTTGCTTTTATAGCCGATTGCTGATGCATGTCTCCTGAGTATCAGGTTTGCGATATGGTGAAATGTCCCTCCCCAGAGCCTTCTTACATCAATCTTTATTAAGAGTTCTGCTCTGTGGAGCATCTCCCTTGCAGCCTTGTTTGTAAATGTTACAAGGAGGATTTTTGAAGGTTCAACGCCAGATTCAACAAGCCTTGCAACGCGGTATGTAACCGTTCTGGTTTTTCCACTCCCTGCACCTGCGATAACGAGTATAGGGCCGTTCCCTGCCATTACTGCGGTATACTGCTCGGGGTTTAGCTCTGATTCGTAATCAACAAGATAGCCGTTCGCCCTCTGAGGGGTTTTGAGTATATATCTCTTCATCGTCTCTTCATCGTCATAATTCTACCAATTATCCTCCAGTCCTCCAAGCATTTTTTAAAGTCACTGAGTTTGTTATACCACTG
This genomic stretch from Nitrospirota bacterium harbors:
- a CDS encoding UvrD-helicase domain-containing protein, translating into MKRYILKTPQRANGYLVDYESELNPEQYTAVMAGNGPILVIAGAGSGKTRTVTYRVARLVESGVEPSKILLVTFTNKAAREMLHRAELLIKIDVRRLWGGTFHHIANLILRRHASAIGYKSNFSILDREDTKDLLNNCIAEIGINTKAM